The window CTCGGCCTGCTGGCGGGGAAACTGGGAGACCGCTGGAACCTGGGATTCCTCGCGGAAACCGAACGCCAGGTCGAAGCGCACCTGAGCGGGCACCTCGAGCGCCTGCCTGCCGAAGATCAGAAGTCCCGCGAAATCATCGAACAGATGAAGACCGACGAAGCGCGCCACGCCGACACCGCCATCGGTCTGGGCGCCCGCGAACTTCCGGCGCCCGTCAAGGTCGCGATGAAGTTCATGTCGCGGGTCATGACGACCACCGCGTACCGGGTCTGACACGACAAAGGCAGGGGGCGTCAGCCCCCTGTCCGGCACCTCCCCCGAGGCGCTTACTCCACGTCGACGATCGTCACTTCGTGGACCATCTCCGCCGTCTTCGCCAGCATGATCGACGCGGAGCAGTACTTCTCCGCCGACAGGTGCACTGCACGTTCCACCGTTTCGCGCTTCAGCCCTTTGCCGGTCACCGTGAAGTGGAAGGTGATGCGCGTGAACACCTTGGGATCGGTCTCGGCCCGTTCCGCCACGAGCTTCACTTCGCAATTGCGCACATCGTGGCGTCCGCGCTGCAGGATCAGCACCACATCGAACGCCGTGCAGCCGCCGGCACCCGCCAGCATCATCTCCATCGGTCGCGGCGCGAGGTTACGTCCGCCCGCTTCGGGGGCGCCGTCCATCGCCACGACGTGACCGGTGCCGGTTTCGGCAAGAAAGGTCATCCCGTCGACCCATTTGATCGTGCATTCCATCATTGACTCCGTTGTCGGCTGGATTGGGGTCGCCATCGGTCGACCGGAAGGCGATTCTACCGGAAGGCCACCCGCGCCCGGTGCGCAGGCTGGAGTGGCTGGTGCGCTGCAGCAATGCGCCCCGGAAAGCGATTCCCGCATGGCTGATGCCATCCCCAGCTTATGCCGGGACAGGAGGGGAACTTGATATGCATCAATTATTTATAATTTAATAAGCAATGCTTATCTGTAGATCAAAACATTTATAGTGCGATGCACAAAAAATGCTTGCCACGTCGGATTCGGCTCCGGATAATGATCCCCAGTCGGATCGATTTAGCTTCGTGATCCAAACCGGTGTCTCCTCCACCCTCCTCCTTTGGTGTGGATTTAACGCAGTCCCGCGGGGACTGCGTTTTTTTTGTGCGTGGCGCAGGCATGGAAAATGCCGCAGGCCCCGGTTTTTTGAAGGGGCCTCGGCAGAAGCGCGTTAGAGGCTGTCGCCGAAATCCGTGCGGAACTTGGCAACGAGACGGTCCTGCCAGTCGGTCACCGGCTTCAGGCGACCATAGAAGAAGCGCAGGATTTCGGGTTCTTCCGTGAACGCCAGTCCACCGATGAGCTTGCGGTGTGCGTACAGCC is drawn from Azoarcus sp. DN11 and contains these coding sequences:
- a CDS encoding OsmC family protein: MECTIKWVDGMTFLAETGTGHVVAMDGAPEAGGRNLAPRPMEMMLAGAGGCTAFDVVLILQRGRHDVRNCEVKLVAERAETDPKVFTRITFHFTVTGKGLKRETVERAVHLSAEKYCSASIMLAKTAEMVHEVTIVDVE